The Rana temporaria chromosome 4, aRanTem1.1, whole genome shotgun sequence genome contains a region encoding:
- the LOC120935411 gene encoding protein ANTAGONIST OF LIKE HETEROCHROMATIN PROTEIN 1-like — protein sequence MEYYELLLLFVLHVWQRILQQRPQRRFWVHPIHQMHSERGQFVLLYRELREHPDKFRNYTRMSISTFDFLLDLLTPFLSRQDTNCRDAISPCERLLITLRYLATGNSYSSLQYEFRIGISTISEIVKQTCVAIWTLKCRFMPIPSKEKWEDIAQRFWMKTNFPNCLGAIDGKHIRLIKPCHSGSQFFNYKKFFSIVLLAVVDADYKFIYVDIGAFGSSADSGVFKHSKFGKKLASNELDLPDNQPLPGTEGPDMPFVFVADDAFAIHEHLD from the exons ATGGAGTATTATGAGCTGCTTTTGTTGTTTGTGTTACATGTTTGGCAACGTATTCTCCAACAGAGACCGCAACGTCGTTTTTGGGTTCATCCCATCCACCAAATGCATTCTGAGAGAGGACAATTTGTACTACTTTATCGTGAACTGAGAGAGCACCCTGATAAATTCAGAAATTATACTCGGATGAGCATCTCAAC atttgactttcttcttgatcttctgacaCCATTCTTGTCAAGACAGGATACTAATTGCAGGGATGCAATCTCACCATGCGAACGCTTACTTATAACGTTACG atatCTTGCCACAGGGAATAGTTATTCATCACTGCAATATGAATTTCGAATTGGAATCTCAACTATAAGTGAAATTGTGAAGCAAACATGTGTTGCAATATGGACCCTGAAATGTAGATTCATGCCAATTCCAAGCAAAGAAAAATGGGAAGATATTGCCCAGCGTTTTTGGATGAAAACGAACTTTCCAAACTGTTTAGGAGCTATTGACGGAAAACATATTAGGTTAATAAAACCATGCCATAGTGGAAGtcaattttttaattataaaaagtttttttccataGTTCTATTGGCTGTGGTCGATGCAGACTATAAATTTATTTATGTTGATATTGGAGCTTTCGGAAGCAGTGCAGACTCTGGTGTTTTCAAGCATagtaaatttggaaaaaaactggCATCTAATGAACTAGATTTGCCTGACAACCAACCCCTGCCCGGCACAGAAGGACCAGATATGCCATTTGTTTTTGTAGCCGATGATGCATTTGCTATTCACGAACATCTAGATTGA